A stretch of the Sphingomonas sp. CL5.1 genome encodes the following:
- the rpmD gene encoding 50S ribosomal protein L30, with the protein MAKIKIKQTGSPIRRTQDQRATLIGLGLNKMHRVSELEDTPEVRGMIRKVQHMVEVQD; encoded by the coding sequence ATGGCGAAGATCAAGATCAAGCAGACCGGTTCGCCGATCCGCCGCACCCAGGACCAGCGCGCGACGCTGATCGGCCTCGGCCTCAACAAGATGCACCGCGTGTCGGAGCTGGAGGACACCCCCGAGGTTCGCGGCATGATCCGTAAGGTGCAGCATATGGTTGAAGTGCAGGATTGA
- the rpsE gene encoding 30S ribosomal protein S5, whose amino-acid sequence MADENNTEVQATAPAPETGAGEAPRGRGARGGRGGGDRGRGGRDGGRGRRDDRRNNNEDGGEELIEKLVHINRVSKTVKGGKRFGFAALVVVGDGKGRVGFGHGKAREVPEAISKATAAAKKHMVRVPLKEGRTLHHDGNGHFGAGRVTVRSAPQGTGIIAGGPMRAVFESLGVHDVVTKSVGTSNPYNMIRATFEALGTQTSPKSVAQRRGKKIADLLGRGHGAEAQAAAAEAAAVTE is encoded by the coding sequence ATGGCTGACGAGAACAACACCGAGGTCCAGGCGACCGCGCCAGCCCCCGAGACCGGTGCGGGCGAGGCGCCGCGCGGGCGGGGCGCGCGTGGCGGCCGTGGCGGCGGCGATCGCGGTCGTGGCGGGCGTGACGGCGGTCGTGGCCGTCGCGACGACCGTCGCAACAACAACGAGGACGGCGGCGAGGAGCTGATCGAGAAGCTCGTCCACATCAATCGTGTGTCCAAGACGGTGAAGGGCGGCAAGCGCTTCGGCTTCGCGGCGCTGGTCGTCGTGGGCGACGGCAAGGGACGCGTCGGCTTCGGCCACGGCAAGGCCCGTGAGGTGCCGGAGGCGATCTCGAAGGCGACCGCCGCGGCCAAGAAGCACATGGTCCGCGTGCCGCTGAAGGAAGGCCGCACGCTGCATCACGACGGCAACGGCCATTTCGGCGCTGGTCGCGTCACCGTGCGCTCGGCGCCGCAGGGCACCGGGATCATCGCGGGCGGCCCGATGCGCGCCGTGTTCGAGAGCCTGGGCGTGCATGACGTGGTGACCAAGTCGGTCGGCACGTCAAACCCCTACAACATGATCCGCGCCACTTTCGAGGCGCTGGGCACCCAGACTTCGCCGAAGTCGGTCGCGCAGCGTCGTGGCAAGAAGATCGCCGATCTGCTCGGCCGCGGTCATGGCGCTGAGGCGCAGGCCGCCGCTGCCGAAGCGGCGGCCGTCACGGAGTAA
- the rplR gene encoding 50S ribosomal protein L18 — translation MTKGLSLFEKRRRRNRTALRARAGTRPRLSVHRSGKHIYAQVIDDEAGRTIAAASTLAGHEGKTATVAAATEVGKRVAEAAKAAGVTQVVFDRGGFLFHGRVKALAEAAREAGLEF, via the coding sequence GTGACCAAGGGCCTTTCGCTTTTCGAGAAGCGGCGTCGCCGCAATCGCACGGCGCTGCGCGCGCGCGCTGGCACTCGTCCGCGCCTGTCGGTGCATCGCTCGGGCAAGCATATCTATGCCCAGGTGATCGACGACGAGGCGGGTCGCACGATCGCGGCGGCCTCGACGCTGGCGGGCCACGAGGGCAAGACCGCGACCGTCGCGGCGGCCACCGAGGTCGGCAAGCGCGTCGCCGAGGCGGCGAAGGCCGCTGGCGTCACGCAGGTCGTGTTCGACCGTGGCGGCTTCCTGTTTCACGGCCGGGTGAAGGCGCTGGCGGAAGCCGCGCGCGAAGCCGGACTGGAGTTCTAA
- the rplF gene encoding 50S ribosomal protein L6 codes for MSRIGKKPVAIPSGVTANIADGNLSVKGPKGTLSLKLADDVTYDVQADGISVQPANETKRARAFWGMQRTLVQNLVTGVTEGFTKKLLINGVGYRAAAQGRKLKLQLGYSHDVDIDVPEGLEVKTPDNTTVEISGADKQKVGQLAAEIRRWRKPEPYKGKGIKYDGEYIFRKEGKKK; via the coding sequence ATGAGCCGCATCGGCAAGAAGCCGGTCGCGATCCCTTCGGGCGTGACCGCGAATATCGCGGACGGCAACCTGAGCGTGAAGGGCCCCAAGGGCACGCTGTCGCTCAAGCTCGCTGACGACGTCACCTATGACGTCCAGGCGGACGGCATCTCGGTGCAGCCGGCCAACGAGACCAAGCGCGCCCGCGCCTTCTGGGGCATGCAGCGCACCCTGGTGCAGAACCTCGTCACCGGCGTGACCGAAGGCTTCACCAAGAAGCTGCTGATCAACGGCGTCGGCTATCGCGCCGCGGCGCAGGGCCGGAAGCTGAAGCTCCAGCTTGGTTACAGCCACGACGTCGACATCGACGTGCCGGAGGGCCTTGAGGTCAAGACCCCGGACAACACGACGGTGGAGATTTCGGGCGCCGACAAGCAGAAGGTCGGTCAGCTCGCCGCCGAGATCCGCCGCTGGCGTAAGCCCGAGCCGTACAAGGGCAAGGGCATCAAGTACGACGGCGAATATATCTTCCGTAAGGAAGGGAAGAAGAAGTGA
- the rpsH gene encoding 30S ribosomal protein S8: MAVTDPLGDLLTRIRNGQRARKDSVVSPASKLRTRVLDVLQREGYIRGYSEEDLGPAKGVRIELKYFEGQPAIKHVARVSKPGRRIYSGSNDLPRVMNGLGITIVSTPKGVLSDAEAREQNVGGEVLAEVF; the protein is encoded by the coding sequence ATGGCAGTGACCGATCCCCTGGGTGATCTGCTCACCCGCATCCGCAACGGCCAGCGCGCGCGCAAGGACAGCGTCGTGTCGCCGGCGTCGAAGCTGCGGACCCGCGTGCTCGACGTGCTTCAGCGCGAAGGCTACATCCGTGGCTATAGCGAGGAAGACCTTGGCCCGGCCAAGGGCGTGCGCATCGAGCTGAAGTATTTCGAGGGCCAGCCGGCGATCAAGCACGTCGCGCGCGTCTCGAAGCCCGGCCGCCGCATCTACAGCGGGTCGAACGACCTGCCGCGCGTGATGAACGGCCTAGGCATCACGATCGTCTCGACGCCGAAGGGCGTTCTGTCCGACGCGGAAGCGCGCGAGCAGAATGTCGGCGGCGAAGTGCTGGCGGAGGTGTTCTGA
- the rpsN gene encoding 30S ribosomal protein S14, which produces MAKLSSVNKNERRKKLVKQYAGKFAALKAKANDKSLDETERLIARLKMAELPRNANPTRVRNRCEVTGRPRAYYRKFRLCRVQLRELANKGLIPGVTKSSW; this is translated from the coding sequence ATGGCGAAACTGAGTTCCGTTAACAAGAACGAGCGCCGCAAGAAGCTGGTCAAGCAATATGCCGGCAAGTTTGCAGCGCTGAAGGCGAAGGCGAACGACAAGTCGCTCGACGAAACCGAGCGTCTCATCGCGCGCCTGAAGATGGCCGAGCTGCCGCGCAACGCGAACCCCACGCGGGTGCGCAACCGTTGCGAGGTGACGGGTCGTCCGCGCGCTTATTACCGCAAGTTCCGTCTCTGCCGCGTGCAGCTCCGCGAATTGGCCAACAAGGGCCTGATTCCGGGCGTCACGAAGTCGAGCTGGTAA
- the rplE gene encoding 50S ribosomal protein L5, whose product MADAYTPRLRKLYDDTIAKAMIEKFGYKNTLEIPRIDKIVINMGVGEATQDKKRVEQAASEMELIAGQKPVITKAKKSIAQFKLREGMPIGVKVTLRRERMYEFLDRFITIALPRVRDFRGLNPKSFDGRGNYACGLKEQIVFPEINYDRIDKVRGMDIIVATTAKTDEEARELLRLFGFPFPQDAQVEEKKAA is encoded by the coding sequence ATGGCTGACGCTTACACCCCGCGTCTGCGCAAGCTGTATGACGACACGATCGCCAAGGCGATGATCGAGAAGTTCGGCTACAAGAACACGCTCGAGATTCCCCGGATCGACAAGATCGTCATCAACATGGGCGTCGGCGAGGCGACCCAGGACAAGAAGCGCGTCGAGCAGGCCGCTTCCGAGATGGAGTTGATCGCGGGCCAGAAGCCGGTGATCACCAAGGCGAAGAAGTCGATCGCGCAGTTCAAGCTGCGCGAGGGCATGCCGATCGGCGTGAAGGTCACGCTGCGTCGCGAGCGCATGTACGAGTTCCTCGACCGCTTCATCACGATCGCGCTGCCGCGCGTCCGCGACTTCCGCGGGCTGAACCCCAAGAGCTTCGACGGCCGTGGCAATTACGCCTGTGGCCTGAAGGAGCAGATCGTGTTCCCGGAAATCAACTACGATCGCATCGACAAGGTGCGCGGCATGGACATCATCGTGGCGACGACCGCGAAGACCGACGAGGAAGCGCGCGAGTTGCTTCGCCTGTTCGGCTTCCCGTTCCCGCAGGATGCCCAGGTTGAGGAAAAGAAGGCCGCGTGA
- the rplX gene encoding 50S ribosomal protein L24: MAAARIKKGDRVIVLSGKDKGKTGTVTLAMPKDGKVVVEGVNVATRHRKPSQANPQGGLERTEAPLHISKVAHVTADGKPTRVRFEVKDGKKVRVAVKSGEKIDG; the protein is encoded by the coding sequence ATGGCCGCCGCCAGGATCAAGAAGGGCGATCGCGTGATCGTCCTGTCCGGCAAGGACAAGGGCAAGACCGGCACCGTCACGCTGGCCATGCCGAAGGACGGCAAGGTCGTCGTGGAGGGCGTCAACGTCGCCACCCGTCACCGCAAGCCGAGCCAGGCCAACCCGCAGGGCGGGCTGGAGCGCACGGAAGCGCCGCTGCACATCTCGAAGGTGGCGCATGTCACCGCTGACGGCAAGCCGACGCGCGTCCGTTTCGAGGTGAAGGACGGCAAGAAGGTCCGCGTGGCCGTCAAGTCCGGGGAGAAGATCGATGGCTGA
- the rplN gene encoding 50S ribosomal protein L14, with protein sequence MIQMQSNLDVADNSGAKRVQCIKVLGGSKRRTASVGDIIVVSIKEAQPRGRVKKGDVHRAVIVRTAKDIRRADGSVIRFDSNAAVLVNKNEEPIGTRIFGPVVRELRAKKHMKIISLAPEVL encoded by the coding sequence ATGATCCAGATGCAATCCAATCTCGACGTCGCTGACAACAGCGGCGCGAAGCGGGTGCAGTGCATCAAGGTGCTGGGCGGCTCGAAGCGCCGCACGGCCAGCGTCGGCGACATCATCGTGGTGTCGATCAAGGAAGCGCAGCCGCGTGGCCGCGTGAAGAAGGGCGACGTGCATCGCGCCGTCATCGTGCGCACCGCGAAGGACATTCGCCGCGCCGATGGCTCGGTCATCCGCTTCGATTCGAACGCGGCGGTGCTGGTCAACAAGAACGAGGAGCCGATCGGCACCCGTATCTTCGGCCCGGTCGTTCGCGAGCTGCGCGCCAAGAAGCACATGAAGATCATCAGCCTCGCGCCGGAGGTGTTGTAA
- the rpsQ gene encoding 30S ribosomal protein S17, whose amino-acid sequence MPKRVLTGVIVSDKGDKTVIVNVERKVRHPLYGKIIRRSKKYHAHDEANEFKAGETVRIEETKPLSKLKTWKVIDRVNARATPAEVVIDEPAA is encoded by the coding sequence ATGCCGAAGCGCGTGCTGACCGGGGTGATCGTCTCGGACAAGGGCGACAAGACGGTGATCGTGAACGTGGAGCGCAAGGTCAGGCACCCGCTCTACGGCAAGATCATCCGCCGCTCGAAGAAGTATCACGCCCATGACGAGGCGAACGAGTTCAAGGCCGGTGAGACGGTGCGGATCGAGGAGACCAAGCCGCTCTCCAAGCTGAAGACCTGGAAGGTGATCGATCGGGTGAACGCCCGCGCGACGCCGGCCGAGGTCGTGATCGACGAACCGGCGGCGTGA
- the rpmC gene encoding 50S ribosomal protein L29, whose amino-acid sequence MAKNSDFTGQSDDQLSEALGNLKREQFNLRFQAATNQLEKPSRVREVRKDIARIKTLQAQRAAVAK is encoded by the coding sequence ATGGCGAAGAATAGCGATTTCACCGGGCAGAGCGACGATCAGCTCTCCGAGGCGCTGGGCAACCTGAAGCGCGAGCAGTTCAACCTGCGCTTCCAGGCGGCGACCAACCAGCTCGAGAAGCCGAGCCGCGTCCGCGAGGTCCGCAAGGACATCGCCCGGATCAAGACCCTGCAGGCGCAGCGCGCCGCAGTGGCCAAGTAA
- the rplP gene encoding 50S ribosomal protein L16, whose product MLQPKRTKFRKAFKGRIHGDAKGGTALNFGAYGLKAMEPDRITARQIEAARRAITRHIKRQGRLWIRVFPDVPVSSKPAEVRMGSGKGSPEFWAARVKPGRILFELDGVPGPLAAEAFERAAMKLPIKTKVVARLGDTSHLGGE is encoded by the coding sequence GTGCTGCAACCGAAGCGCACCAAGTTCCGCAAGGCGTTCAAGGGCCGCATCCACGGCGACGCCAAGGGCGGCACCGCGCTCAACTTCGGGGCCTATGGCCTCAAGGCGATGGAGCCGGACCGGATCACTGCGCGCCAGATCGAGGCGGCCCGCCGCGCGATCACGCGCCACATCAAGCGCCAGGGGCGTTTGTGGATTCGCGTGTTCCCGGACGTGCCGGTTTCGTCGAAGCCCGCCGAAGTCCGCATGGGCTCGGGCAAGGGCTCGCCCGAATTCTGGGCGGCGCGGGTCAAGCCGGGTCGCATCCTGTTCGAGCTGGACGGTGTTCCGGGTCCGCTCGCCGCCGAAGCGTTCGAGCGCGCGGCGATGAAGCTCCCGATCAAGACCAAGGTCGTGGCGCGCCTCGGCGACACGTCGCACCTCGGAGGCGAGTAA
- the rpsC gene encoding 30S ribosomal protein S3, whose product MGHKSNPIGLRLQINRTWDSRWYADGADYGRLLLEDLKIRKYILKALPQAAISKVVIERPAKLCRISIYAARPGVIIGKKGSDIEKLRRTLGAMTSSDVSLNIVEIRKPEVDAKLVAQGIADQLERRIAFRRAMKRAVQSAMRLGADGIRVQCGGRLGGAEIARTESYREGRVPLHTLRANMDYAEAEAHTAYGVCGVKVWIFKGEILGHDPMATDRLMMEAQTSGVRPAREDRR is encoded by the coding sequence ATGGGTCACAAGAGCAACCCGATCGGTCTGCGCCTGCAGATCAACCGCACCTGGGACAGCCGCTGGTATGCCGACGGCGCGGATTACGGGCGCCTCCTGCTGGAGGACCTGAAGATTCGCAAATACATCCTCAAGGCGCTGCCGCAGGCGGCGATCTCGAAGGTGGTGATCGAGCGTCCGGCCAAGCTGTGCCGCATCTCCATCTATGCCGCGCGCCCCGGCGTGATCATCGGCAAGAAGGGCTCGGACATCGAGAAGCTGCGCCGCACGCTCGGCGCGATGACCAGCTCGGACGTGTCGCTGAACATCGTCGAGATCCGCAAGCCGGAAGTCGACGCCAAGCTCGTCGCGCAGGGCATCGCCGACCAGCTCGAGCGTCGTATCGCCTTCCGCCGCGCGATGAAGCGCGCGGTGCAGTCGGCGATGCGGCTGGGCGCCGACGGCATCCGCGTGCAGTGCGGCGGTCGTCTCGGCGGCGCCGAGATCGCGCGCACCGAGAGCTATCGCGAGGGCCGCGTGCCGCTGCACACGCTCCGCGCGAACATGGATTATGCCGAGGCCGAGGCGCACACCGCTTACGGCGTGTGCGGCGTCAAGGTCTGGATCTTCAAGGGTGAGATTCTCGGCCACGATCCGATGGCCACCGATCGGCTGATGATGGAGGCCCAGACCTCCGGCGTGCGCCCGGCGCGCGAAGACCGCCGTTAA
- the rplV gene encoding 50S ribosomal protein L22 yields the protein MSKPASPRKVGEKEALSVGTQIRGSAQKLNLVAGLIRGRKVGDAMNILAFSKKAMAVDARKVLASAIANAENNHNLDVDALVVAEASVGKSITMKRFATRGRGKSTRILKPFSRLRIVVREQEEA from the coding sequence ATGAGCAAGCCTGCATCCCCCCGCAAGGTCGGCGAGAAGGAAGCGCTCTCGGTCGGCACGCAGATCCGTGGCTCGGCGCAGAAGCTGAACCTGGTCGCGGGCCTGATCCGTGGCCGCAAGGTCGGCGACGCGATGAACATCCTCGCCTTCTCCAAGAAGGCGATGGCGGTCGACGCGCGCAAGGTGCTCGCCTCCGCGATCGCCAACGCCGAGAACAACCACAACCTCGATGTCGACGCGCTCGTCGTCGCCGAGGCGTCGGTCGGCAAGTCGATCACCATGAAGCGGTTCGCCACGCGCGGCCGCGGCAAGTCCACCCGCATCCTGAAGCCGTTCTCGCGGCTGCGGATCGTCGTGCGCGAGCAGGAAGAAGCCTAA
- the rpsS gene encoding 30S ribosomal protein S19, with the protein MARSVWKGPFVDLHLLKKAEAAQDAGTRGGPIKTWSRRSTILPTFVGLTFNVYNGRKFVPVSVNEDMVGMKLGEFAPTRYFPGHAADKKGKR; encoded by the coding sequence ATGGCGCGCTCCGTCTGGAAGGGTCCGTTCGTGGACCTGCACCTGCTCAAGAAGGCAGAAGCCGCGCAGGACGCCGGCACCCGCGGCGGCCCGATCAAGACCTGGTCGCGTCGTTCGACGATCCTGCCGACGTTCGTTGGGCTGACGTTCAACGTCTATAACGGCCGCAAGTTCGTACCCGTCTCGGTCAACGAGGACATGGTCGGCATGAAGCTCGGCGAGTTCGCGCCGACCCGGTATTTCCCGGGCCACGCGGCTGACAAGAAGGGCAAGCGCTGA
- the rplB gene encoding 50S ribosomal protein L2, with the protein MALKHYNPTSPARRGLILVDRSALYKGRPVKALTEGKTKTGGRNNKGHVTSRGIAGGHKQRYRFIDFKRRKWDVEGVVERLEYDPNRTAFIALVKYADGELAYIIAPQRLGVGDKVVAGRKTDVKPGNSMELGQMPVGTIVHNVEMKPGKGGQIARSAGTYVQVVGRDKGMVIVRLNSGEQRYIRSDCMATVGAVSNPDNANQNFAKAGRSRWMGKRPLTRGVAKNPVDHPHGGGEGRTSGGRHPVTPWGKPTKGARTRHNKATDKMIIRSRHARKK; encoded by the coding sequence ATGGCACTCAAGCATTACAACCCGACCAGCCCGGCCCGTCGCGGCCTGATCCTGGTCGACCGTTCGGCGCTCTACAAGGGGCGTCCGGTCAAGGCCCTCACCGAGGGCAAGACCAAGACGGGCGGCCGCAACAACAAGGGCCATGTCACGTCGCGCGGCATCGCCGGCGGCCACAAGCAGCGCTATCGTTTCATCGATTTCAAGCGCCGCAAGTGGGACGTCGAAGGCGTTGTCGAGCGTCTTGAATATGACCCGAACCGCACCGCCTTCATCGCGCTGGTGAAATATGCGGACGGCGAACTCGCCTATATCATCGCGCCACAGCGCCTCGGCGTCGGCGACAAGGTGGTCGCCGGCCGCAAGACGGACGTGAAGCCGGGCAATTCCATGGAGCTGGGCCAGATGCCGGTCGGCACCATCGTCCACAATGTGGAGATGAAGCCGGGCAAGGGCGGCCAGATCGCGCGTTCCGCCGGCACCTATGTGCAGGTCGTGGGTCGCGACAAGGGCATGGTGATCGTTCGCCTGAACTCGGGCGAGCAGCGCTATATCCGCTCGGACTGCATGGCGACGGTGGGCGCGGTGTCGAACCCCGACAACGCGAACCAGAATTTCGCCAAGGCCGGCCGCAGCCGCTGGATGGGCAAGCGTCCGCTGACCCGCGGCGTCGCGAAGAACCCGGTCGACCACCCGCACGGCGGTGGCGAGGGCCGTACTTCGGGCGGCCGTCACCCGGTCACCCCGTGGGGCAAGCCGACCAAGGGCGCGCGCACGCGCCATAACAAGGCGACCGACAAGATGATCATCCGCAGCCGTCACGCGAGGAAGAAGTAA
- a CDS encoding 50S ribosomal protein L23, giving the protein MAKKPTKAIDNRHYDVIVAPHITEKATLLSEQNAVVFKVARDASKPEIKAAVEAIFDVNVVGVNTIVQKGKTKRWKGAPYQRSDMKKAIVTLKDGQSIDVTEGAKA; this is encoded by the coding sequence ATGGCTAAGAAGCCGACCAAGGCGATCGACAATCGTCATTATGACGTGATCGTCGCGCCGCACATCACCGAGAAGGCCACCCTTCTCTCCGAGCAGAACGCCGTGGTGTTCAAGGTGGCGCGCGACGCCTCCAAGCCGGAGATCAAGGCGGCCGTGGAAGCGATCTTCGACGTCAACGTCGTGGGCGTGAACACGATCGTCCAGAAGGGCAAGACCAAGCGCTGGAAGGGTGCTCCCTACCAGCGGTCCGACATGAAGAAGGCGATCGTCACGCTCAAGGACGGGCAGTCGATCGACGTGACCGAGGGGGCCAAGGCGTAA
- the rplD gene encoding 50S ribosomal protein L4 produces the protein MKVKVSSFDAKAKAAEVELSDEVFGLDPRADILHRVVTWQLEKRRATARGTRERSDVARSGKKLGRQKGGGVARHGDRRAPVFIGGGKAHGARVRDFNPSLNKKIRALGLKMALSSHAKAGSLIVLDGFQVDKTKELKGHFETLGVGKRTLVIDIEAGESFRSGRNLPGVDLLPAVGANVYDIIKADTLVLTRAAVEKLEARFNG, from the coding sequence GTGAAGGTCAAGGTTTCCTCCTTCGACGCCAAGGCGAAGGCCGCGGAGGTCGAGCTTTCGGACGAGGTGTTCGGCCTCGATCCGCGCGCCGACATCCTGCACCGCGTCGTCACCTGGCAGCTTGAGAAGCGCCGCGCCACCGCGCGCGGCACCCGTGAGCGTTCGGATGTCGCCCGTTCGGGCAAGAAGCTCGGTCGCCAGAAGGGCGGCGGCGTCGCCCGTCACGGCGATCGCCGTGCCCCGGTGTTCATCGGCGGCGGCAAGGCGCACGGCGCCCGCGTTCGCGACTTCAATCCGTCGCTGAACAAGAAAATCCGCGCGCTGGGCCTCAAGATGGCGCTGTCGAGCCACGCCAAGGCGGGCTCGCTGATCGTCCTCGACGGTTTCCAGGTCGACAAGACCAAGGAGCTGAAGGGTCATTTCGAGACGCTGGGCGTCGGCAAGCGCACGCTGGTTATCGACATTGAGGCGGGCGAGAGCTTCCGCTCGGGGCGCAACCTGCCCGGCGTCGACCTGCTGCCGGCCGTGGGCGCCAACGTCTATGACATCATCAAGGCCGACACGCTGGTGCTTACCCGCGCTGCGGTCGAGAAGCTGGAGGCGCGCTTCAATGGCTAA
- the rplC gene encoding 50S ribosomal protein L3, whose product MRTGVIAKKMGMTRLFQDDGRHVPVTVLQIEALQVVARREKDRDGYTAVQLGAGSAKAKNVAKPQRGHFGKAEVEPKAIVHEFRVSEDNLLDVGAELSADHFVAGQYVDIQGRTQGKGFAGAMKRWGFGGLRATHGVSVSHRSHGSTGNRQDPGRVFKNKKMAGHMGDKNRTQQNLEIVGTDAERGLIFVKGSVPGSKGGWLFVKDAVKETRHADAPLPAGLKAANSNTAADTPAETSAAPEATEGQEG is encoded by the coding sequence ATGCGTACTGGCGTGATCGCGAAGAAGATGGGGATGACCCGCCTGTTCCAGGACGACGGCCGCCACGTGCCGGTCACCGTCCTGCAGATCGAGGCGCTTCAGGTCGTCGCCCGCCGCGAGAAAGATCGGGATGGCTATACCGCCGTCCAGCTTGGCGCAGGCAGCGCCAAGGCCAAGAATGTCGCCAAGCCGCAGCGCGGCCACTTCGGCAAGGCCGAGGTGGAGCCGAAGGCGATCGTCCACGAATTCCGCGTGAGCGAGGACAATCTCCTCGACGTCGGCGCGGAGCTGTCGGCCGATCACTTCGTCGCCGGGCAATATGTCGACATCCAGGGCCGCACGCAGGGCAAGGGCTTCGCTGGCGCGATGAAGCGCTGGGGCTTCGGCGGTCTGCGCGCCACGCACGGCGTGTCCGTGTCGCACCGTTCACACGGTTCGACGGGTAACCGCCAGGATCCGGGCCGCGTCTTCAAGAACAAGAAGATGGCCGGCCACATGGGCGACAAGAACCGCACGCAGCAGAACCTCGAGATCGTCGGCACCGACGCCGAGCGCGGCCTGATCTTCGTCAAGGGCTCGGTGCCCGGCTCGAAGGGCGGCTGGCTGTTCGTCAAGGATGCGGTGAAGGAAACGCGCCATGCCGACGCGCCGCTGCCCGCCGGCCTGAAGGCTGCCAACAGCAACACCGCCGCGGACACGCCGGCCGAGACTTCGGCCGCCCCCGAGGCGACCGAAGGCCAGGAGGGCTGA
- the rpsJ gene encoding 30S ribosomal protein S10: protein MDSNIRIRLKAFDHRVLDQATGDIADTARRTGALIRGPIPLPTRIEKFTVNRGPHIDKKSREQFEVRTYKRMLDIVQPTPQTVDALMKLDLAAGVDVEIKLA from the coding sequence ATGGACAGCAACATCCGCATCCGCCTGAAGGCGTTCGACCATCGTGTGCTCGATCAGGCGACCGGCGACATCGCCGACACCGCCCGACGTACGGGCGCGCTCATCCGCGGTCCGATCCCGCTCCCGACGCGAATCGAGAAGTTCACGGTCAACCGTGGCCCCCACATCGACAAGAAGAGCCGCGAGCAGTTCGAGGTGCGCACCTACAAGCGCATGCTCGACATCGTGCAGCCCACGCCGCAGACGGTCGACGCGCTGATGAAGCTCGATCTCGCCGCGGGCGTTGACGTAGAGATCAAGCTGGCGTAA